A genomic window from Sulfurospirillum diekertiae includes:
- the mdh gene encoding malate dehydrogenase has translation MSQGKKVSIIGAGNVGATICYWLAMRKSCREIVMIDLVEGVAIGKALDISQATSPEGSHTLISASSDYQHISNSDIVVITAGSPRKPGMSRDDLLMINAKITKGIIEQVKIYSPDAIVITVSNPLDAITYVAIKAGNYPRGRVIGMAGILDSSRMETFISRKLGFGYGQVTASVMGGHGDDMVPLPRYSSVNGVALTDLLSDLEIDEIIDKTRHGGAEIVGYMGTSAYYAPANSTVKMIEAILSDSRAVFPCAVLLDGEYGYHDTVNGVPVVLGSNGVEEIVELPLNLNEQHQFAKSVNSVNVLLETLRKNEFFPVK, from the coding sequence TTGTCACAAGGAAAAAAAGTCTCTATTATCGGAGCAGGAAATGTTGGAGCAACGATTTGCTATTGGCTCGCGATGCGTAAAAGTTGTCGCGAAATTGTGATGATAGACCTTGTTGAGGGTGTTGCCATTGGTAAGGCCCTTGACATTTCTCAAGCGACGAGTCCTGAGGGTAGCCATACACTTATTAGTGCCTCAAGCGATTATCAGCATATTTCAAACAGTGATATTGTGGTTATTACTGCAGGCAGTCCAAGAAAGCCTGGTATGAGCAGAGATGATTTGTTAATGATTAACGCGAAAATTACCAAAGGTATCATTGAACAAGTAAAAATTTATTCGCCAGATGCCATTGTCATCACCGTTTCTAATCCATTAGATGCCATTACCTATGTTGCTATTAAAGCAGGTAACTATCCACGTGGGCGTGTTATCGGTATGGCAGGTATTTTAGACAGTTCTCGGATGGAAACATTTATTTCACGAAAACTTGGATTTGGTTACGGTCAAGTAACGGCAAGTGTTATGGGGGGACATGGTGATGATATGGTTCCACTACCTCGTTACTCTTCTGTCAACGGTGTAGCGCTTACGGATTTACTCAGTGATCTTGAAATTGATGAGATTATTGATAAAACACGTCATGGTGGAGCAGAAATTGTGGGTTATATGGGAACATCAGCTTATTATGCCCCCGCTAACTCAACTGTCAAGATGATTGAAGCTATTTTGAGTGATTCACGTGCTGTTTTCCCTTGTGCTGTCTTACTGGATGGTGAGTATGGCTACCATGATACCGTTAACGGTGTACCCGTTGTTTTGGGCTCAAATGGTGTCGAAGAAATTGTAGAATTACCACTCAATTTAAATGAACAACATCAATTTGCAAAAAGTGTGAATTCCGTTAATGTTTTATTAGAAACTTTACGTAAAAATGAGTTTTTCCCCGTCAAATAG
- the sucC gene encoding ADP-forming succinate--CoA ligase subunit beta gives MNIHEYQAKEIFKRYNVPTPNGYVAFNVEEAVENAKKLGGSIWVVKAQIHAGGRGLGGGVKLARSLDEVKTLANEILGMTLVTHQTGPAGKLVQKVYIEEGAEIADELYLGIVLDRAREMPVIMASREGGMEIEKVAAATPEKIIKVAVDPFIGFQAFHGRELAYGLRLAKEEISNFIKFAAALYKVYMENDAEMIEINPLVKTKSGAFIALDGKMGFDDNSLFRHPDIEAMRDPSEENPIEREASGYGLSYVKLDGNVGCMVNGAGLAMGTMDTINYVGGTPANFLDVGGGANAQTVAKGFEIILKDPNVKSIFVNIFGGIVRCDRIANGILEATKLVDVHVPVIVRLDGTNAKEAAEILKNANIKNIITATDLNDGAIKAVACAKGN, from the coding sequence ATGAATATTCATGAGTATCAGGCAAAAGAGATCTTTAAGAGATACAATGTTCCCACACCCAACGGCTATGTCGCCTTTAACGTTGAAGAGGCTGTAGAAAACGCAAAGAAACTTGGTGGTTCTATTTGGGTGGTAAAAGCTCAAATTCACGCAGGTGGACGTGGTCTTGGTGGTGGTGTAAAACTCGCCCGAAGCCTGGATGAAGTGAAAACACTTGCAAATGAAATTCTTGGTATGACTTTGGTCACACATCAGACTGGACCTGCGGGCAAACTGGTTCAAAAAGTCTACATTGAAGAAGGTGCTGAGATTGCTGATGAGCTTTATCTTGGAATTGTCTTGGATCGCGCTCGTGAAATGCCAGTGATTATGGCATCACGCGAAGGTGGTATGGAGATTGAAAAAGTTGCAGCAGCAACTCCTGAAAAAATTATTAAAGTAGCCGTTGATCCATTTATCGGTTTTCAAGCCTTTCATGGCAGAGAACTTGCTTATGGTTTAAGGCTTGCAAAAGAAGAGATCAGCAATTTTATTAAATTTGCAGCAGCACTCTACAAAGTGTATATGGAAAATGATGCAGAGATGATCGAAATTAACCCTTTGGTTAAAACAAAAAGTGGTGCATTTATCGCATTGGATGGCAAGATGGGTTTTGATGATAACTCGCTCTTCCGACATCCTGACATTGAAGCAATGCGCGATCCAAGTGAAGAAAATCCCATAGAGCGTGAAGCTTCAGGGTATGGATTGAGCTACGTTAAACTCGATGGTAATGTTGGTTGTATGGTCAATGGTGCTGGTCTTGCGATGGGTACGATGGATACAATTAACTACGTGGGAGGCACTCCTGCAAACTTCCTCGACGTGGGCGGCGGAGCGAATGCTCAAACCGTTGCTAAAGGCTTTGAAATCATTCTTAAAGATCCAAACGTCAAATCAATCTTTGTCAATATCTTTGGTGGTATTGTACGCTGTGACCGTATTGCCAATGGTATCTTGGAAGCAACGAAACTGGTCGATGTTCACGTTCCTGTGATCGTTAGATTGGATGGTACAAATGCAAAAGAAGCCGCTGAAATTCTTAAAAATGCCAACATCAAAAATATTATTACGGCAACTGATCTTAACGATGGCGCAATTAAAGCCGTTGCGTGTGCTAAAGGAAACTAA
- the sucD gene encoding succinate--CoA ligase subunit alpha, which translates to MSILIDKNTKVIVQGFTGKEGSFHAEQCLAYGTKIVGGVTPGKGGTEHLGQPVFNTVREAVLATGATVSMVFVPPAFVGDAVLEAADAGIELSVIITEGSPVRDMQRAKAYAVKKGMKTIGPNCPGIITAEECKIGIMPGSIFKKGNIGLISKSGTLTYEGANQVCNEGFGITTAVGIGGDPIIGLSYLQLLPLFEADPETEAIVMIGEIGGDLEIQAAKFIKEHIKKPVVAFIAGQTAPKGKRMGHAGAIVSGSAGTAAEKMDALTKAGVHVVKSPAEIGKKIAEVLKK; encoded by the coding sequence ATGAGCATATTGATTGATAAAAATACAAAAGTAATTGTTCAAGGTTTTACGGGTAAAGAGGGTAGCTTTCATGCTGAACAGTGTTTGGCGTATGGTACGAAAATCGTTGGCGGTGTAACACCGGGCAAAGGTGGCACAGAACATTTGGGTCAACCTGTGTTTAATACAGTACGTGAAGCTGTTTTAGCAACTGGTGCAACTGTTAGTATGGTATTTGTTCCACCTGCCTTTGTTGGGGACGCAGTTTTAGAAGCGGCCGATGCAGGTATTGAACTCTCTGTCATTATTACAGAAGGTTCACCTGTTCGTGATATGCAAAGAGCCAAAGCGTATGCCGTTAAAAAAGGGATGAAAACCATTGGACCAAACTGTCCAGGAATTATCACGGCTGAAGAGTGTAAAATCGGCATTATGCCAGGTTCTATTTTCAAAAAAGGGAATATTGGCTTGATTAGTAAATCAGGTACATTGACTTATGAAGGTGCAAACCAAGTGTGTAATGAAGGCTTTGGTATTACTACCGCTGTAGGTATTGGCGGTGATCCTATTATTGGACTTTCCTACTTGCAACTTCTTCCACTGTTTGAAGCAGATCCTGAGACGGAAGCGATCGTTATGATCGGTGAGATCGGAGGCGATCTTGAAATTCAAGCAGCAAAATTTATTAAAGAGCACATTAAAAAGCCTGTCGTTGCTTTTATTGCGGGTCAAACTGCACCAAAAGGTAAACGTATGGGACATGCCGGTGCGATTGTAAGCGGTAGTGCTGGAACAGCAGCAGAAAAAATGGATGCGCTTACAAAAGCAGGAGTTCATGTCGTCAAATCACCTGCTGAGATCGGGAAAAAGATCGCAGAGGTTTTGAAAAAATAA
- a CDS encoding 4Fe-4S dicluster domain-containing protein: MGLITAPSNTPVWVNVSRCKACDICVSMCPAGVLGMIQAPNSTLGSMIEVVAPDSCIGCKDCELHCPDFAIYVADKSEFKFAKLSEASKERAEKVKQNKFRKLSA, translated from the coding sequence ATGGGTTTAATTACTGCACCCAGTAATACACCAGTATGGGTTAATGTCTCTAGGTGTAAAGCGTGTGATATTTGTGTCAGTATGTGTCCAGCAGGTGTTTTGGGAATGATTCAAGCACCTAACTCGACATTGGGATCAATGATAGAGGTTGTAGCTCCAGATTCCTGTATTGGATGTAAAGATTGTGAATTACATTGTCCAGATTTTGCTATCTATGTAGCAGATAAAAGTGAATTTAAGTTTGCGAAGCTTTCAGAAGCCTCTAAAGAGAGAGCTGAAAAAGTGAAACAAAATAAATTTAGAAAACTTAGCGCATAA